In a single window of the Drosophila albomicans strain 15112-1751.03 chromosome 3, ASM965048v2, whole genome shotgun sequence genome:
- the LOC117568978 gene encoding CCHC-type zinc finger nucleic acid binding protein, whose product MSMSATCYKCNRPGHFARDCSLGGGPGGGGPGGGGGMRDGGGGGGMRRNREKCYKCNQFGHFARACPEEAERCYRCNGVGHISKDCTQADNPSCYRCNKPGHWVRNCPEAVNERGSGPANVSCYKCNRTGHISKNCPETSKTCYGCGKSGHLRRECDEKGGRN is encoded by the coding sequence ATGTCGATGTCTGCCACGTGCTACAAGTGCAACCGGCCGGGCCACTTTGCCCGGGACTGCAGTCTCGGCGGTGGACCAGGAGGTGGTGGACCCGGAGGTGGCGGCGGTATGCGtgatggcggcggcggcggtggcatgCGTCGCAATCGTGAAAAGTGCTacaaatgcaatcaatttggGCACTTCGCACGCGCGTGCCCAGAGGAGGCCGAGCGATGCTATCGCTGCAACGGCGTTGGTCATATCTCCAAGGACTGCACTCAGGCCGACAATCCGTCATGCTACAGGTGCAACAAGCCCGGACATTGGGTGCGCAATTGCCCAGAGGCTGTCAACGAGCGCGGATCGGGACCGGCAAATGTCTCGTGCTATAAGTGCAACCGCACCGGACACATCTCCAAGAACTGCCCGGAGACATCAAAGACTTGCTATGGCTGCGGCAAGAGCGGACATCTGAGACGTGAATGCGACGAGAAGGGCGGACGGAACTAG